aactATTTTTAGGAATTATGttagtatttttaaatttctttttatacttaattttttatttaaagttaataaataaaattcattaatttattttattattttttttatacaataatttaaatatatcttataaaaCTTTTTCCATAGTTCcgtgttatttttatacgtTTTATTTTAGAGCATAtgctttattaatataatatattttatttaataatatatattataaaataaaactatatattattaaagatGAAAGCAATATTCCTTTTTGTATTAGTtacttcttttatatttaaattatattccGCCACTGAAAATGGCAATGGTTACATTAGGCGGgtagaatataatatttaaaataaataaatttaggttttagttaattatatttaaaaactttattactaaaaaaaatatgtttttttttaatattttatttagataTTTACTGCAAAAACAAATCCTCCACTTTGTAAATCTTATAATGGTTCTGAATATATACCAAAATTCTATTTAAGACAAAAGATATGTGGATTTAGAAAAttagtataaaataaaaatgataaatggaaataatggttaaagaaacagaaaaaagaaatgataaaaGATTTTAAACAGGAAAAGGATGCTTAGTTTAGAAACAGAAAGCAGaaattgaataatttttttgtacaacTTCGAGGAAAAATggttatattatgttattgGTATTAAAGAAGATTTTCAATCAAATTATTTTGATGTATTCTGTAATTGGATAGATGATGAACGGATGGAATTGTTCAAACCACATGTATTAGATTATATATCATCAAGTTTTGAAAGGttcaatgaaaatataaacttttacaataaaattgTTGCGTCTAAATTAATGAATTGGAATGAAAAGAAGAAACATGAATGGGATTCGCATCCTTATAGGTTATACGAAGTTAATTGTTGAACACtctgatttaaaaaattagtacTTGAAGATCcagatatttatataagagTTGCAGTTTATCAATAATGGGacgaaagaataaaaaatgaaaaatatttatggaACCTTTTAATTAagcatattaataaaaaatatatagatgaCATAAACACGACGGTGAAGAAGCGGTGTAAAGAAACTATGGCAGACTATAACAATCGGATAATatccttttatataaattcgataaaaaataaacattgaAAAGGATGACTTAAAGATAAGATAAGGAAATAGACTagtgaatataaataataaatattatagtaaAATGAGAAGAatgaaattacaaaatttcCATCTACTTAATTTCCAACATAGATATTTCATCATGTATAAATTAAGACTAGTAGACagataaatatgtataataaaaaacatataaaaaacagataaataaattaactattttttattatacattcatgtgaaattaatatattatatttttcataaaatatgaagatatttattgaaaaaaaactatatatataaaatgaaattggattaatgaaaaaaaatactgaAGTGAGCAGTGTTGACATTAGAAAACTCATATTAACTCAAAAcatagaataattatataatggtGACCGTAAACttccttttatataaaaaaaaaatcagaatatatttttaaatttatccgcatttatattattttttattatagaatttatttaatttatgaaaaatgttatattttaaaaaggtgctttttttttattcttgtaatttataataataaattattatttaatatcatatatatcattatatatttttattagaaagATAGTTCTtagttattattacatttaattatatatatcataataatacCTCTGTAATTAGGGTGtctaatataattaaatattttttaaaaaatttattaatgataatattaaaattcaaTCCCCAGTTAAAGATAAGCACAAAGTATAAAATACCTCATTTGAGTAATTTTTCTTGTCCcctttatattatataataattggGTAAAAAGTGTACTTTTTTAACCACATAACATGAGATgcgtttttttaatttgtaataatatagatataaaattatccTTAATTTATTGGATTAAtggttatatatttactaattaaataagaaataataatcatttttaatcATAATGTTTAACATTACCATATTTAATAatcttatgaaaaaatatatatatgtactttttatattattttatatgatataaaatgaatggaTAACACGCTATATGTGTAaccattaatataataagtttaaatttttaaatacattctagtgcctttttatatttattttattctttattcttCCAAGTGATAGTTttcaaattaattttttttttttttttcattctataattatattgACATATTaccttaaattttattatttctcttttcttttattttttctaagtattcttttaaaaatatatttcattgtattactatttttcaaacaaatatatattttttttattttctttacttttttaataacaaaaaataaaatacactaattttccctttttttttcattttccaaTATATACTGTAACgcaatatttcatattaacgaaatatagaaaattgcataatttactatataaataaatatatgttcacagacaaaatgtatatatcattaattcacatatacatgtgccgcacattatgaatattaaaaGTGGAAAAGTTGGCGTATTATGGAAATGACACgtaatgatattttttatatattaatataggAAAATTGTCTATAATGGGAAAAATAATTGATTATTAagagaaaaagtaaaaaaagcatatacataatttaaaaaaattgtacttaaatattttgagCGTACaggtaaaaagaaaaatggataaacccctttattttaattaatagaaatatttttttgctcagaaaattgtaaataattaacaaCGGAATTAATAGCCTCATTAATAAAAGGttataatttagaaaaaatacataGATAAAACAAACAACGATATATctaacaataaatattaaaatatttatataattttcctcTACATAACTACTGCAGTTAGTACATTTCATTGGTTCATTATTTAGGCTTTATTCTTACTATCCTATGTTTatgttttacattttacaaaataataacatacaGATTAGAAGCAATGGCATGGAACCcagaaaaaaatgttatttagtcatattttttattatatatatatcaaaaaaaaattgaacgTATTAAAAcatgttattataaaattaaaacaatttaaaaataattggaTTTATGTTAgcgttttaataaaatttgcaTAATTAAAGTTAAATATCATAGTTATTTAGTAGACACTAAAATAAGCATATGATTctcattataataatagggTAATAGAATAATGCTATCCAAAAActcatcaaaaaaaaaaaaattaactaaattacgtaaaaaaacaaaaggtGCAAGTTATGTTATCTATAAAATAAgcatttcattatttttaattcaacAATTGTTCTACATTACATATACcaaaaatatagtatatataatatagataTTATGGAAATATTAAAGTAATAGCAAAGAAAATATCGggaaatgaaatataatttttgaaatatctaagccaaaataaataaataatattcgTATCATTGGAAAATATAGGTAATCTATGAAgtgcatatacatgtattaaaTATCTATCATTTCAAATGCTTGGATATATATCTTGTTCCATAAATATACATCCATTGAAgtaataaatacaataaaataatataattgataaaatattttttgagtATTAACCATTAATGTGTTTAatgtaaacataaaatataatatatatgactagtatatattttataaaaaatttttgtaaaaaatattcgcATACCATTGTTAATTTGGAATCTTTAATTATATAGTCTCTTTTGACTTTCTCCAAttactaataaaattaagatatattattattttaaaacattaattCAATAGGTATACAACAAAATACCATCACTTTAACAAAATgattttattactttaaaaaaaatacttagaATTAAACAGAACTACTTTTATGTATACTTTCACTATcaatcttatatatatgttatatacatcaatattttcatttaatgaaaaaattttatattcttctaatagatattacaatatttattataacattgtaaacaaataaaaatatcatatattaatatctgATTAAAActaattcaaaattttaatattttagtgatataaaaaatgaaaaccatataaaatgtatacatatattttcattagaaTATACATTAAAGTAATTCctacaaaatgaaattatcTGTACAACTAGgaacagtaataatatagtaaatGTCCTAATCTCTTTAATtaattgtaattatttaaaatccTCAAGTTATTATGTTAtcgttaatatttttttattaaaaaagttatttttctaccatatatttataatttcacatttacaaaatgaaaaatataaacttcTTTTAAAAACGGTCATACAttgaattttttctttaacaGATTTATCAcgaaacatattttataggataaataataagtatttttctacaaaaaatacataaatatatattaataatacaaaatacaTTCACTTCGTTTCATTAAATACGAAACaggatatatttattttaaacttaaaataatatgacatttttttaatagtatgaataaatattaaatttatacagaataaacacaaaaaatttaatgtaCGATATcctatatttaaaatattcactAACAACatcaataatattacatGAATTGtcctattatatattcatataaaccCCCCCTATGTTCTTAGAAATCTGTTtcaatacaaatatatatatttgtaatcaTACAATTTGGTCAAGTTCACACAGtaacttaatatataacataacaAAACGTTAAAACATACAAATTAAAGTATAAgaacatattattttcaatcgcatatgaaaattataacatttaGATAAATGCactaataaaatttgttCAGCGGTTGGTTTGTAAGTTAATTATATCATTGAATCTATTACAAATAATAGTTTATAATGGAGATTTcttaacaaaaagaaaaaagtatcTTACTATTCATTTACCTTTTTCTGAATTTAAtactttcatattttttaacttttttatgataataaaaaatacctGATATAGTTGTGACacctaatataattaaaggtaaaacatatattacattaaaaaaaaataaatctaaaACAGCATAGTAATTACGTTGACCACCTTCCGAAGACGCTATTTTAACAGGTGTAACTAACGATTTTAACGGAGTTTccattaaaaatgaataaaatggTTTCAATCCATCCCATGCAGATAAAGcagtaaatattttaaacagCGCCTTTATAAGCCCACAACCTCCAAATAAGTCTAATATTAATGCTATTGATAAGattaagaataatattaaaggTGAAGCAAGTTTTAATCCATATTTTCtacgtattatttttttgtacatctTATCACTAATTATCTTgttgtttttaagaaaattttcataatcaagttgtttgaatatttttttttctaaacgggaataattttttgtttcaaatacACAAGACTTCTTTTTCATAGCGGTCTCATAGCATTTTGCACTCTTTGATGTATATTCCCTTAACTGTTTGTTAATTTCTTTGTTTCCTTTTCTATTatcatttatgtaataatgtTCGGTCACTACGTTATTTGGTATTACATCTCCTAAACCTATAATAATTGAATCTTTATTCTGTTTACTTTGAATTAATAATCGATAAGTTCTTATCTCTAATTTACTACAAAGgatgttaattttttctccATATTTGATGAGTAtacactaaaaaaaaaaataaatatttaaagaactaATCAATTTATGCTAAAagttagtaataataataataataaagtaaaatattaataattcaaatttCCTTAGATAGCATTAACATATTACATCgttgtaaaaatgaaaaatccAAGGAGAAAGGATAAACGTtgcaattttaataaaaaagattaagttatatttatattgcatgatatttatttttaatattataatgtatGCAATTAGGAAATATTTAAcaattatgtaattttaatgaCAAATTGATATtgcattcatttattttttttttttttattattattttgtaaagacataattaatatgaataatataatgttttttacaaaaagagattaataaattaaaattatgtgattagtttttattttaaagttaCTTGTAATATACTAACTCTAattga
Above is a window of Plasmodium malariae genome assembly, contig: PmUG01_00_20, whole genome shotgun sequence DNA encoding:
- the PmUG01_00039500 gene encoding fam-l protein, with the translated sequence MQYKYNLIFFIKIATFILSPWIFHFYNDCILIKYGEKINILCSKLEIRTYRLLIQSKQNKDSIIIGLGDVIPNNVVTEHYYINDNRKGNKEINKQLREYTSKSAKCYETAMKKKSCVFETKNYSRLEKKIFKQLDYENFLKNNKIISDKMYKKIIRRKYGLKLASPLILFLILSIALILDLFGGCGLIKALFKIFTALSAWDGLKPFYSFLMETPLKSLVTPVKIASSEGGQRNYYAVLDLFFFNVIYVLPLIILGVTTISGIFYYHKKVKKYESIKFRKR